The Candidatus Rokuibacteriota bacterium genomic sequence CGATCACTCTGCCGGTTCTCCGGGCGGTCGCCAGGCGCCACGGGGCGCTGGGCCTGGTCCACCTCGACGCCCACCCCGACACGTGGGACGAGTACTTCGGCTCCAAGTTCTTCCACGGCACACCGATCCGTCGGGCCGTGGAGGAGGGGCTCATCGATCCCCGGCGGACGATCCAGATCGGGATCCGCGGGCCGCTCTACAGCGCCGAGGACTTCGACTTCCACGCGCGCCACGGCCTGGAGGTCGTCCGGATCGAAGAGGTCAAGGAGCGGGGCATCGCGTGGGTGGCGGGCCGCCTGACCGGGCTCGCGGGGCAACCGGTGTACTGCTCGTTCGACATCGACGCCGTGGACCCGGCCTACGCGCCGGGCACCGGCACCCCCGAGGTCGGAGGCCTGACCTCGTACGAGGCCCTCGCGCTGGTCCGGGCCCTCAAGGGTCTCGACCTCGTGGGGTGCGACGTGGTGGAAGTCTCTCCGCTCTACGATGGGCCGGGGCAGATCACGGCGCTCCTCGCCGCGAACCTCCTCTTCGAGTTCGTCTGCCTCCTGGCCACCCGGCGCGCCTAGTAATCGGAGGGGGACACCCACGCCTTCGGCGCACCCGGGCCTTCGGCCCGGGTA encodes the following:
- the speB gene encoding agmatinase yields the protein MRLPHVRDATLDVALVGIPYDGGTSYRPGARYGPRAIRDQSSLIRPWHPVLKVAPFEQLRVADYGDVDVAPVSIELTMAAVEREIGGLLSHGTIPVVAGGDHSITLPVLRAVARRHGALGLVHLDAHPDTWDEYFGSKFFHGTPIRRAVEEGLIDPRRTIQIGIRGPLYSAEDFDFHARHGLEVVRIEEVKERGIAWVAGRLTGLAGQPVYCSFDIDAVDPAYAPGTGTPEVGGLTSYEALALVRALKGLDLVGCDVVEVSPLYDGPGQITALLAANLLFEFVCLLATRRA